One Glandiceps talaboti chromosome 2, keGlaTala1.1, whole genome shotgun sequence genomic region harbors:
- the LOC144453668 gene encoding acetylserotonin O-methyltransferase-like, translating to MAAVTATDVWCHIHSFLTSQAIISAHKLGVFDYLEGKDASSITEVSTALNSHKRATKQLLEFMVCLGYLGIKKSTDVSSSTASDDDEDLYFNTEVTRKHLTTNSPLTIIPILTLAGDIAYSRSTALFPVISEGKEYYEANIERKFHWDKSTDESDKTRFLGAMKSYCQVWQIPAVIQSFDLSTFVSACDLGGGTGDVAYALAKKYPHMQVTMFDLPQIIKLAEEKKPSDTPSNVALQGGDFFSDNLPLADLYILSNIIHDWPEHKADVILSNVSQAVNPGGAILIVELFLDKGDEPENIQGHMNSMLMLAKYFGQQLSGKHMSDLLRKHGFVDVEIKKNPQSMTDCMIAKKPGKEKE from the coding sequence ATGGCGGCAGTTACAGCAACTGATGTCTGGTGTCATATACATTCGTTTCTTACGTCGCAGGCAATCATAAGTGCCCACAAACTGGGTGTTTTTGATTACCTGGAAGGTAAAGATGCATCGTCTATCACGGAAGTGTCAACAGCTTTGAATTCACATAAACGTGCCACCAAACAGTTGTTGGAATTCATGGTATGTCTAGGCTACCTTGGTATCAAGAAATCAACTGATGTTTCAAGTTCCACTGCCAGTGATGACGATGAAGATCTATATTTCAATACCGAAGTTACACGTAAACATCTCACAACCAACAGTCCTCTAACGATCATACCTATACTTACCCTTGCTGGTGACATCGCATACTCAAGGTCCACCGCCCTCTTTCCAGTAATCTCTGAAGGAAAAGAGTACTATGAAGCCAATATCGAACGTAAGTTTCATTGGGATAAATCCACAGATGAAAGCGATAAAACCAGATTTCTTGGAGCAATGAAATCATATTGTCAAGTGTGGCAGATCCCAGCCGTTATTCAATCTTTCGATTTATCTACATTCGTCAGTGCTTGTGATCTTGGAGGAGGCACTGGTGATGTGGCGTATGCTCTTGCTAAGAAATATCCTCACATGCAAGTTACGATGTTCGATCTACCGCAGATCATCAAATTGGCCGAAGAGAAGAAACCAAGTGACACCCCTAGCAATGTTGCGTTGCAAGGTGGCGACTTCTTCTCGGACAACCTGCCACTGGCAGATCTGTATATTTTATCCAATATCATTCATGACTGGCCAGAACACAAAGCAGACGTCATCCTGTCAAATGTGTCCCAAGCTGTGAATCCTGGTGGTGCAATCCTCATTGTAGAACTTTTTCTTGACAAAGGAGACGAACCTGAGAATATCCAAGGTCATATGAATTCCATGCTAATGCTAGCAAAATACTTTGGCCAACAATTGTCTGGGAAACATATGTCTGATTTGCTAAGGAAACATGGCTTCGTTGATGTAGAAATCAAGAAGAACCCCCAGTCTATGACTGATTGTATGATTGCAAAGAAACCTGGCAAAGAGAAGGAGTAA